One segment of Natronosalvus halobius DNA contains the following:
- a CDS encoding formyltetrahydrofolate deformylase translates to MTTDLTEITVVGDDDTGLIANVTTLLFERGCNIEDLDQAVRDGVFRMNLAIDTSGMVCTEAKLRADLEDLGDDLGLDVQVRFPTDRDSQQIAVLVTKESHCLEALFEAWANDRLGADIGVVIGNHDTLEPLADHYDVPFHDVGTENGQQDEEHLLELLAEYDADLIVLARYMRILSPNVVFRYEDRIINVHPSLLPSFPGAEAYRQAIEEGVRVAGVTAHYVTTDLDQGPIITQRAFDVPDDADLAEMKARGQPLEAEALLEAVQLHLNGDVSVHRGRTTVRENGDAYQLGLPRELEDVTPDRPIDGITSALDD, encoded by the coding sequence ATGACGACCGATCTGACCGAGATCACGGTCGTCGGAGACGACGACACCGGGCTAATCGCCAACGTCACGACACTCCTGTTCGAGCGCGGGTGTAACATCGAGGACCTCGACCAGGCGGTTCGCGACGGCGTCTTTCGGATGAACCTCGCCATCGACACCTCCGGGATGGTCTGCACGGAGGCCAAACTCCGGGCAGATCTCGAGGACCTGGGCGACGACCTGGGACTGGACGTCCAGGTCCGGTTCCCGACCGACCGCGACAGCCAGCAGATCGCCGTCCTGGTCACGAAGGAGAGCCACTGCCTCGAGGCGCTGTTCGAGGCCTGGGCTAACGACCGCCTGGGCGCCGACATCGGCGTCGTGATCGGCAACCACGACACCCTCGAGCCCCTGGCCGACCACTACGACGTGCCCTTCCACGATGTCGGGACGGAGAACGGCCAGCAGGACGAAGAACACCTCCTCGAGTTGCTCGCCGAGTACGACGCCGACCTGATCGTCCTCGCGCGGTACATGCGGATCCTGAGCCCCAACGTCGTGTTCCGCTACGAGGATCGCATCATCAACGTCCACCCCTCCCTGTTGCCGTCGTTCCCCGGCGCCGAGGCCTACCGGCAGGCCATCGAGGAAGGCGTCCGTGTCGCCGGCGTCACCGCCCACTACGTTACGACGGACCTCGACCAGGGCCCGATCATCACCCAGCGGGCCTTCGACGTCCCCGACGATGCCGACCTCGCGGAGATGAAAGCCCGCGGGCAGCCACTCGAGGCCGAAGCGTTACTCGAGGCGGTCCAGCTCCACCTGAACGGCGACGTCTCGGTCCACCGCGGCCGGACGACGGTGCGGGAAAACGGCGACGCCTATCAGCTCGGATTGCCCAGGGAACTCGAGGACGTGACCCCCGACCGGCCGATCGACGGGATCACGAGCGCACTCGACGACTGA
- the ilvA gene encoding threonine ammonia-lyase produces MLELADVLEARERVRETSRHTPLTYSHTYSDMTGAAIHLKLENFQRTGAFKIRGATNRIQTLSPEEQAAGVVTASAGNHAQGVALAATRAGVDSKIVMPEQAPIAKVKATRSYGAEVVLAGADYDAAAERAHEIEREDGRTYVHAFDDEYVMAGQGTIGLEILEDCPDVETVVVPIGGGGLIAGIATAVEAKRPDVRVVGVQSAGASSIAASLEKGSVVTIDGVDTIADGIATRSVGEKTFSVIQERVDEVVTVTDEQIAMAVAHLLERSKTVVEGAGAVPLAAILFEAFDYDDGEVIVPLLSGGNIDLNMLTTVIVRGLIETGRYLKIQTVLKDQPGALEELLAIISGHRANIYGIQHDRTSRDIKMSDTEVEIDLETRGHDHVEELLAAIENHGYAVEVLV; encoded by the coding sequence ATGCTCGAGCTTGCCGACGTCCTCGAGGCCCGCGAACGGGTTCGAGAGACCTCGCGTCACACCCCGCTGACGTACTCACACACCTACTCCGACATGACCGGCGCGGCGATCCACCTGAAACTCGAGAACTTCCAGCGGACCGGCGCGTTCAAGATCCGTGGGGCGACCAACCGCATTCAGACGCTCTCGCCCGAAGAGCAGGCCGCCGGCGTCGTTACGGCCAGCGCGGGCAACCACGCCCAGGGCGTCGCGCTCGCGGCCACGCGGGCGGGCGTCGACTCGAAGATCGTCATGCCCGAACAGGCCCCGATCGCGAAGGTCAAGGCGACCCGGAGCTACGGCGCCGAGGTCGTCCTCGCAGGGGCCGACTACGACGCGGCCGCCGAACGCGCCCACGAGATCGAGCGTGAAGACGGCCGAACTTACGTCCACGCCTTCGACGACGAGTACGTGATGGCCGGCCAGGGGACGATCGGCCTCGAGATCCTCGAGGACTGTCCCGACGTCGAGACTGTGGTCGTCCCAATCGGCGGCGGCGGCCTCATCGCCGGCATCGCAACGGCCGTCGAGGCAAAACGGCCCGACGTCCGCGTCGTCGGCGTCCAGTCGGCAGGTGCCTCGAGCATCGCGGCGTCCCTCGAGAAGGGGTCGGTCGTCACCATCGACGGGGTCGACACGATCGCGGACGGGATCGCGACCAGGAGCGTCGGCGAAAAGACGTTCTCGGTCATCCAGGAGCGCGTCGACGAAGTCGTCACCGTCACCGATGAACAGATCGCGATGGCCGTCGCCCACCTCCTGGAGCGCTCGAAGACCGTCGTCGAGGGCGCGGGTGCCGTCCCGCTCGCGGCGATTCTCTTCGAGGCGTTCGACTACGACGACGGCGAGGTGATCGTTCCGCTCCTCTCGGGAGGGAACATCGACCTCAACATGCTCACCACGGTGATCGTTCGCGGGTTGATCGAAACCGGCCGCTACCTGAAGATCCAGACCGTGCTCAAAGACCAGCCAGGTGCGCTCGAGGAACTCCTGGCGATCATCTCGGGCCACCGCGCGAACATCTACGGGATCCAGCACGATCGCACCTCCAGGGACATCAAGATGAG
- a CDS encoding MATE family efflux transporter, producing MGASGSGGEPSGRERVLSVWKRVLALAWPIMAEQTTRTLMRTVDIIVTGLFSPAAIAAIGLADLYARLPLRIGLGLGGGAIALSSQDTGSGATETRDEAITQAILLGAIAGVPFVLFGILLSEYAIAVLGAESAVVTYGSVYLAIIMATAPARHVGIIAARALQGTGDTISPMVVNVLANVLNVTGSVVLGLGLLGAPRLEVVGVGLATAGANVFTALALLGILAGPWRASSLVRPTDWIIAKQLLAVSAPRIAEGLIATAIEFPFNSILLLISTEANAAYQIGRRVYQQISSPLSRGYHVAASIVVGQHLGEGNPDTARFDGWAIAGLGLATVGVIGLFLAVFAPQFVRIFTDDPETADHAVTFARAYGLSAPFLVVYVAIAGALQGASETIYPLLARSSGLFLFYLCFSYVAAISLDWGVFGVAAGVFLYYLWALCVVSWAYLERDWAAKAARMMAERGSRSSE from the coding sequence ATGGGCGCGAGTGGGTCCGGCGGTGAACCATCGGGACGCGAGCGGGTGCTCTCGGTCTGGAAACGAGTCCTCGCACTCGCGTGGCCGATCATGGCCGAGCAGACGACGCGGACGCTGATGCGGACCGTCGACATCATCGTGACCGGCCTCTTTTCGCCGGCCGCCATCGCTGCCATCGGCCTCGCGGACCTCTACGCTCGCCTGCCGCTCCGAATCGGCCTCGGCCTCGGCGGCGGCGCCATCGCGCTTTCGAGTCAGGACACCGGCAGCGGCGCGACCGAAACCCGTGACGAGGCGATCACCCAGGCGATCCTTCTCGGAGCCATCGCCGGCGTCCCGTTCGTGCTCTTCGGCATCCTGCTCAGCGAGTACGCGATCGCGGTTCTCGGCGCCGAATCGGCGGTCGTGACGTACGGATCGGTGTACCTCGCGATCATCATGGCCACCGCGCCCGCCCGCCACGTCGGCATCATCGCCGCGAGAGCCCTCCAGGGGACCGGCGACACGATCTCGCCGATGGTCGTCAACGTCCTCGCTAACGTCCTCAACGTGACCGGGTCGGTCGTGCTGGGACTCGGCCTGCTCGGCGCTCCGCGCCTCGAGGTCGTCGGCGTCGGCCTCGCGACGGCCGGTGCCAACGTGTTCACGGCGCTGGCATTGCTAGGGATACTCGCGGGGCCGTGGCGAGCGAGTTCGCTCGTCAGGCCCACCGACTGGATCATCGCGAAGCAACTGCTCGCGGTGAGCGCGCCGCGCATCGCCGAGGGCCTGATCGCGACCGCCATCGAGTTCCCGTTCAACTCGATCCTCCTCCTGATCAGCACGGAGGCCAACGCGGCCTACCAGATCGGCCGTCGGGTCTACCAACAGATTTCGAGTCCCCTCTCCCGGGGCTACCACGTCGCTGCGAGCATCGTCGTCGGCCAGCACCTCGGGGAAGGCAATCCGGACACGGCCCGGTTCGACGGCTGGGCGATCGCCGGCCTGGGACTGGCGACGGTCGGCGTCATCGGGCTGTTCCTCGCGGTCTTCGCGCCCCAGTTCGTCCGAATCTTCACCGACGATCCGGAAACCGCCGACCACGCTGTCACCTTCGCTCGAGCCTACGGCCTCAGCGCGCCGTTTCTCGTCGTCTACGTCGCCATCGCGGGCGCGCTCCAGGGTGCTAGCGAGACGATCTACCCCTTGCTGGCGCGCTCGAGTGGCCTGTTCCTGTTCTACCTCTGTTTCTCCTACGTCGCCGCAATCTCGCTCGACTGGGGCGTCTTCGGCGTCGCGGCCGGCGTCTTCCTGTACTACCTCTGGGCGTTGTGTGTCGTCTCCTGGGCGTACCTCGAGCGCGACTGGGCGGCTAAAGCGGCCCGGATGATGGCCGAACGTGGCAGTCGCTCGAGTGAGTGA